One window from the genome of Rickettsiella endosymbiont of Xylota segnis encodes:
- a CDS encoding acyltransferase — MNNLYKYLRAGLATILYFIVLTVWFIPLASVGFLRFIIPLKKWRRLTKNLMESLHVVWLRSNYFLLKWITPIKWEIRGLDQLHYKEWYLLISNHQSWADILILQYIFSGKIPPLKFFLKKELLWTLPIASWACWLLGFPFMHRYSKAKLTKHPELKNKDIEETKKASTKFKTTPTTVANFVEGTRFSKEKHELQASPYQYLLRPKAAGMAFSLTLLGDFFHKILNVTIIYPPHQTSLLDFLSGSIKKIIVDVETIPITEVWLGDYENDRQFRITFQKKLNELWEQKDQLIKTQLENF; from the coding sequence ATGAATAATTTATATAAGTACTTAAGAGCAGGACTCGCAACGATTTTATATTTTATTGTTCTTACAGTTTGGTTTATCCCTTTAGCGAGCGTAGGTTTTCTGCGATTTATTATTCCCTTAAAAAAATGGCGCCGACTAACCAAAAATTTAATGGAATCTTTGCATGTAGTTTGGTTACGCAGTAATTATTTTCTTTTAAAATGGATAACTCCAATCAAATGGGAAATAAGAGGACTAGATCAATTACATTATAAAGAATGGTATTTACTCATTTCTAATCATCAATCTTGGGCAGATATACTTATTTTACAGTATATTTTTAGCGGAAAAATTCCACCTTTAAAATTTTTCCTTAAAAAGGAATTACTTTGGACTCTGCCAATAGCAAGTTGGGCATGTTGGTTATTAGGTTTTCCATTTATGCATCGATATAGCAAAGCCAAATTAACCAAACATCCAGAGCTTAAAAATAAGGATATTGAAGAAACAAAAAAAGCTAGCACAAAGTTTAAGACTACACCAACTACAGTTGCTAATTTTGTTGAGGGTACTCGATTTTCAAAGGAAAAACATGAGTTGCAAGCTTCCCCTTATCAGTATTTATTGCGCCCTAAAGCAGCGGGTATGGCTTTTAGCCTTACCTTATTGGGTGATTTTTTCCATAAAATTCTTAATGTCACAATTATTTATCCTCCTCATCAGACTAGCTTATTAGATTTTTTATCAGGAAGTATAAAAAAAATAATTGTTGATGTTGAAACAATCCCAATTACTGAAGTCTGGTTAGGCGATTATGAAAACGATCGTCAATTTCGAATAACTTTTCAAAAAAAACTCAACGAACTATGGGAACAAAAAGATCAACTTATCAAAACTCAACTGGAAAATTTTTAA